A window of Aurantibacillus circumpalustris genomic DNA:
TTCCTTTTGAATTTTAGTAATGAAAACCAAAAAGGAACAATAATCCAAACAATCAGAATAAAAAAGGCCATAAAAATTCCTAAGGAGGTTCCGAAAAAATTCTTAAAAATAGCGCCAGTATAACCCATCATTGCCGAAACATCAAGATGAAGTAAGATGAGAATTCTTCCTAGATCGATAGGATTCAAAGCGGTAATGCCCACCATCATTTTTTCAATAGGATAATCTGCAAACTGGAAAAGTAAAAACAAGACTAGTCCATCAAACAATAATGCAAAAAACAACCAGAGAAGAATTGAAATTCCAATGCCTTTTGCTTTATCTCGTGTAAGTATGCCACTTAAAAATGCAATGGCCACAAATACAGAAGAAACAAAAAGACCAACAAGCACCATCATAAAACCAATACTATCCGGTGCATATATTAAAATAGGAATGCCTGCCCCAATGAAAAAAGAAAGAGCTAAAGAGGATACTAATCCGAAAAATAAACTCAACCAAATTTTAGCTCTTTTAATAGGCTGACTTAATAACAGCTCAATAAACTCAGAACTATTGTAGAGGTAAATGGTTGAAAAAATAACAGATACTAAAGGAACCGTAAGTAAAATAACATTCAATAAGGTCAAAACACCTTTGTTGCTGTTGTCTTCCAGACTAAATACACCCCAGGACAACACGGCCAAAATAAGGGTGTAAATTAAAACAATTTTGTTTTTGAGTATATCTAAAACAATAAACTTAATAATTCTATTCATTATTTTTTTGTTTTAAAACATGAGCAATTGCCTTCGAAATCTTTTCTTCTCCTGTAGAAGTTTGAAGTTCTGCAATGGTTTTGTGAAATTCCACACAACCTTCTTGCATAAAAATGAGCTGAGTAATTAAGTCATCCAATTCACTAAGTAAATGTGACGTGATCATTATTAATTTGCCTTTTTGTTTTTCAGACACTATTTTTTCTTTTAAAATTTCAGAAGCCAAGGGGTCTAGACCTGCTGTGGGTTCGTCTAAAATTAAAATGTCGGGGTTAAACAAAAAAGCTAATGTAGCGCTAACTTTTTGAGTGGTACCACCAGAAAGCGTGCGCATCTGTTTATTAAAAATACTTTTTAATTTAAACTCATTAAGTAGGTCTTCATCTAAGGTTTCGTGTGACGATCGGATATCCTTGATCATTTCAACAATTTGACCAACCGACATGTTATCGGGATACCGGCCAATTTGAGGCATGTATCCAATGTTTTTACGGTATTCAAAATTTTTAGTAATCAGTTGCTCTTTTACTTTAATAGTTCCTGTGGTGGGGATAACCATCCCCAAAATACTTTTGATTAAAGTGGTTTTACCACAGCCATTAGGACCAATAAGGGCAATACACTCACTACTTTTTAGGTCGAGGTTAATATCCTTGAGCACTTCAAGTTTTCCAAAAGATTTATAAAGTTGATTAATTTCTATCATAAATTTAATGCTCGCATTAAAGGTGAATTATCAATAAAATTATCGGGAGTTAAGCTCGGCATTAATTTTTCAGACTTATCTATAAGAGTTACAAAAAAGCTTCTGAATAAAAGCATGGCCGGAGGATTTTGTTCTACGATGACAGAGAATATACTTAGCGGATGATAAGGCACGTCGCCAATTTTATCTTTGTTCAAATCATAACCCTCGTATTTATCCCAATAGTTACTATTAAATGTATTAAGCACCAAGCTACCGTTGGTGCCAATATCAAAAGTATTACCAACGAAGTTATTATTCGTAATTTCATTATCCATACAACTAGCCTGTATTTTCATAGCCCAACCATTAGAATCAAATTTATTTTTGTCAACTTTAATTCTGTTTGTTCCTTCCATAAATATGCCAGAAGTATTTTTAGAAAATGTATTTCCGGAAATAAAACTGTCGGATATTTCTTTTAGTAATAATCCAAAAGCCGCATCCCCCCAATTTTCTGTAAAAACATTATTAAACATTTTCACATGATGTGTAAACATTACAGCTACTCCAGCTCCGTTGTGCTTGAAAATATTTGAAATGTAAGCGTCGTGATTTGAGAACATAAAATGTAAGCC
This region includes:
- a CDS encoding ABC transporter ATP-binding protein, whose translation is MIEINQLYKSFGKLEVLKDINLDLKSSECIALIGPNGCGKTTLIKSILGMVIPTTGTIKVKEQLITKNFEYRKNIGYMPQIGRYPDNMSVGQIVEMIKDIRSSHETLDEDLLNEFKLKSIFNKQMRTLSGGTTQKVSATLAFLFNPDILILDEPTAGLDPLASEILKEKIVSEKQKGKLIMITSHLLSELDDLITQLIFMQEGCVEFHKTIAELQTSTGEEKISKAIAHVLKQKNNE
- a CDS encoding nitrous oxide reductase family maturation protein NosD → MRYLFYICFVFLYKPIQATQLHVGATRQYTTVKSALAACKDGDTVYVHAGHYKEGNLIITKSIHFIGVDFPILDGEKKCEVLSVKASYVIISGFKVNRSGFATLTDPGGIKVYESHHVTISDNILNDNFFAIYLQYCNKCIVKNNTITGWGVEEQKIGNGIHCWKSDSLQIIGNKIIGHRDGIYFEFVTNSVIWRNISQNNIRYGLHFMFSNHDAYISNIFKHNGAGVAVMFTHHVKMFNNVFTENWGDAAFGLLLKEISDSFISGNTFSKNTSGIFMEGTNRIKVDKNKFDSNGWAMKIQASCMDNEITNNNFVGNTFDIGTNGSLVLNTFNSNYWDKYEGYDLNKDKIGDVPYHPLSIFSVIVEQNPPAMLLFRSFFVTLIDKSEKLMPSLTPDNFIDNSPLMRALNL
- a CDS encoding ABC transporter permease subunit: MNRIIKFIVLDILKNKIVLIYTLILAVLSWGVFSLEDNSNKGVLTLLNVILLTVPLVSVIFSTIYLYNSSEFIELLLSQPIKRAKIWLSLFFGLVSSLALSFFIGAGIPILIYAPDSIGFMMVLVGLFVSSVFVAIAFLSGILTRDKAKGIGISILLWLFFALLFDGLVLFLLFQFADYPIEKMMVGITALNPIDLGRILILLHLDVSAMMGYTGAIFKNFFGTSLGIFMAFFILIVWIIVPFWFSLLKFKRKDL